DNA sequence from the Longimicrobium sp. genome:
GCGGGCCTGGCCGAGCTTGAGCGCGGCACCGGGGTTCTTGTTGACATAGGTATGCTCCACCGCCGCCTCCTCCGGCTGCCAGGCGGCGAGGATCTCGTTCAGCGCGCGGTGCAGCGTCTTGGCGCGCAGGGCGGCGGTGCCGGCGTACGCCTCCTCGCCGGGGAGGTTGACGCCGTAGTGGAAGGTGGGCGCGCGCAGCACCCCGAACTCCTGCGACAGGTCGCGCGCCAGCGCCTCGGCCACGCAGGTGCCCGCGCCCACGGGCAGGTGGGGCCCCGACTGGTCGCAGGCCCCCACGGGAATGATCAGCCGGCGGTCGCGCCGCAGGTGCAGGGCGACGTCGGTCCACGGCAGGTCCGAAAGTGCGTAGGAGCGCTGGGGTTTGAGCATCGAGACGATGGCGGTTGCGGATGACGCCGCGAGCACGCAAGAAGCGGCCCCCGCCCCGCCCGCCCGCGACGCTGCGGCGCGCGCCGGGTGGGCCGCGGGATGGGCGTCGCTCCTGCTGCTGGCGGTGTGGATGGGCCAGCTCACCCCCGGCTGGCTTCCCGCGGCCGCCACCTGCGCCCTCGCCTGGGCGGTGCTCGCGCGCACCGTCGCCTGGCCCTGGCGGGCGGCAACGCTCGCCGCGCTCGCCGTAACCGTGGGGCTGGCGGCGCACACCCAGCGGCAGCTGTGGAGCGTGGCCCACGACTGGTTGCGGGTGCGCGCGGCCGTGGACAGCACCGCTGGCGAGCGGGTGAACGAGGGGCTGGACCAGCTCTTCGACCGCGGCGGCCGCGCCGTGCTGGGTGCGGCGGACCTGGCGGGCGGGGCCACGCGCCCCAGCGCCGGCCTCTTCGCGGAGATGAGCCGCATC
Encoded proteins:
- a CDS encoding crossover junction endodeoxyribonuclease RuvC; its protein translation is MLKPQRSYALSDLPWTDVALHLRRDRRLIIPVGACDQSGPHLPVGAGTCVAEALARDLSQEFGVLRAPTFHYGVNLPGEEAYAGTAALRAKTLHRALNEILAAWQPEEAAVEHTYVNKNPGAALKLGQAR